A segment of the Mogibacterium diversum genome:
AAGGCAAAATTTGACAAATCCATCTCGATCGTAGTTGTAGACTATCTTGGAATTACAGTAGCTCAGGCTGACGAACTAAGAAAGACTCTTAGAGAGAACGGCGTGAACCTAACTGTATATAAGAACACACTTGTAAAGCGTGCTATCGCCGGAACTGAGTACGAAGGACTCGGCGAAGCCCTGAAGGGATCTAGCGCATTCGCATTCTGCGAAGAGGATGCAACATCTTCAGCTAGACTTCTCAAGAAGGCTATGAAGCAGTACAACAAGATGTCATTCAAGGGCGGATACGTTGATGGCTCAGTTTATGACGCTAAGCAGGTTGAAGCACTTGCAGATATCCCATCAAGAGAAGAGCTTATCGCTCGTTTCATGGGAAGCATCCAGTCACCATTATCACAGCTTGTTAGAACATTCAAGGCAATTGCTGATGAGGGTGCAGTTCCAGCAGGAGAGACTGCTGAGGCATAAGCTATTAGTAGCTAACATTTTTTAGAAATTTTACCGATTAATCGGTGTATCGAGAAGCTGACATTTCAGCAAATTTAGACAAAAGGAGAAATAAAATGGATAAGAATCAGATCATTGAAGCCCTAAAGGGTATGACCATTCTTGAGATCAACGAGCTCGTTCAGGCTTGCGAAGAGGAGTTCGGAGTATCTGCAGCTGCAGCTGTAGTTGCAGCACCTGCTGCAGGTGGCGGAGAGGCTGCTGAGGAGCAGACAGAGTTCACAGTAGTTCTTGCTAGCGCTGGAGACCAGAAGATTAAGGTTATCAAGGCAGTCAGAGAAGCTACAGGTCTTGGACTTAAGGAAGCTAAGGAGCTTGTTGATGGAGCACCTGCTAACGTTAAGGAGAACATCGAAGCTGGTGAAGCTAACGCACTTAAGGAAGCTCTCGAGGCAGTTGGAGCTACAGTAGAGCTTAAGTAATTAAATAGCACAACAATTTTGGATTGGGCTCCTGATTTCGGGAGCCCAATTCTTGCTATTTATAAGAGGCTCAATTTCGCTGCAATATCTGATTTATCAACATCGGGTATTGCTTTTGTGGTGACGGGCAAGATTATGTGTTTTTTGTAGTTTTTCGATTGCAAGAGTGCGAAAAGTTGCAAAAAATGCATAATATGCTCATCTCTGGGCTTGAAATATTTACAACCTTACTCTATAATAGTAAGTTGCTATGGAGACGTTTTTTCTTAAATAACAAGGAGTGATAACATGCCAAAACCTGTAAAAGTTGGAAGGAAAGAACGTATGACTTTTGCGAAAATCAACGAAGTTTGCGAGATGCCAAACCTCATTGATATCCAGACTGAGTCATACAAGTGGTTTGTCGAAGAGGGACTAGCCGAAGTTCTGGAAGATGTATCTCCAATTAGGGATACCACCAATACTTTGAGCCTAGAGTTCGCTGACTACTCCTTCTCAGATACACCTAAATACGATCAGGAGGAATGCAAGGAGCGTGACGCCACTTACGCTACATCTCTGACGGTCAAGGTAAGATTGATAAACAGGGAGACTCTTGAGATCAAGGAACAAGATGTTTTCATGGGAGATTTCCCATTGATGACAGAAAAAGGCACATTCATATATAACGGTGCGGAGAGAGCTATCGTAACACAGCTCGTAAGATCTCCAGGACCGTATTTTGAGTTTGATACCGACAAGTCGAATAACAAGCTTTATTCTTCGACTATTATTCCTAACAGAGGAGCATGGCTCGAGTATGAGACTGACTCGGCTGGCGTTCTATACGTAAGAGTTGATAGAACCAGAAAGCTTCCTCTCACATCGTTCCTAAGAGCGATGGGACTCGGATCAAACGAAGAAATCCTCGATACATTCGGTGAAAGTCCTGCTCTCTTAAGAACATTTGAGAAGGATAGCACTAAGAATGCAGATGATGGCGTTAAGGAAATATACAAGAGACTAAGACCTGGAGATCCTCCAACAGTTGAGAATGCTAGGTCTATGGTTAACTCACTGCTATTTGATGCGCGTAGATACGACTTAGCTAAGGTTGGTAGATACAAGTATAACAAGAAGCTTGGCATCCACAATAGACTAGTTGAGACAATTGCGGCTGAGCAGATTGTCGATCCTTCGACTGGCGAAGTTCTCGTTGAAAAGGGTGAGTTCATCTCCCGTAAGAGGGCTATGGAAATCGAGGATGCAGGTGTTGCTTATGCATATGTAAACAGCAAGACTGAGGACGATGAGGTAGTTAAGGTTATCGGTAATAACTTCGTTGACCCAACTAAGTATATCGACCTAGACCTTGCTCCATACAAGCTGTCAGAAAAGGTTTACTACCCAGTTCTGATGGAGATTATCGAAGAAGCAAACGGAGATGAGGATGCACTGAAGGCTGCTATTGCTAATCGCAAGAACGAGCTTTCACCAAAGCACATCATCCACGATGATATCATCGCATCTGTGAGCTACTTCCTAAACCTATCCTATGGAATCGGCGAGACAGATGATATCGACCATCTCGGTAATCGTAGACTGAGATCAGTTGGAGAGCTTCTGCAGAACCAGTTCCGTATTGGATTTGCAAGAATGGAAAGATCTGTTAGAGAGAGAATGACTACTGAGAATGCAACTCCTCAGCAGCTCATCAATATTAGACCTGTAACTGCAGCAGTTAAGGAGTTCTTTGGAAGCTCTCAGCTGTCACAGTTTATGGATCAGAACAACCCTCTTGCAGAGCTAACACACAAGAGAAGACTTTCCGCACTTGGACCTGGTGGTCTTTCGAGAGAAAGAGCTGGATTCGAGGTGCGTGATGTTCACTATACACACTATGGCAGAATGTGCCCAGTAGAGACACCAGAAGGTCCTAATATCGGACTTATCGGATCACTAACTACTTATGGCATCATAAACGAGTATGGATTTATCGAAACCCCATACCGTAAGGTTGATAAGGAAACTGGCGTTGTAACTGAACAGGTTGACTATCTATCTGCGGACGATGAAGAACTGATGATTGTAGCGCAGGCTAACGAGCCTCTCGATGCTGAAGGTCATTTCGTTAACAACAAGGTTGCAGTACGAGGTGTTAAGGGCGAGATCACGCTCGCTAAAAAAGAAAGCGTCGACTACATGGACGTTTCTCCTAAGCAGGTAGTTTCTGTTGCTACTGCGATGATTCCGTTCCTTGAGAACGACGACGCTAACCGTGCGCTGATGGGATCTAACATGCAGAGACAGGCTGTACCACTACTCGTTACTGAGGCTCCTTACGTTGGAACTGGAATCGAGTACAAGGCAGCTTGCGATTCTGGAGCAGTACTCCTTGCAAAGGCAGCAGGAACTATCGAGTTTGTTGATGCTCAGTACGTAAAGGTTCGTAGAGACGACAATGGTGAACTTGACGAGTATAAGCTACTCAAGTTCAAGAGATCCAACCAGGGAACTTGTATCAACCAGAGACCTATCGTTGCGTGCGGCGAACACGTTGATGCAGGAGAGGTTCTAGCGGACGGACCATCGACTAACCTCGGTGAGATTTCGCTAGGTAAGAACCTTCTGATCGGATTCATGACATGGGAAGGATACAACTACGAGGACGCTATCATCCTCAACGAGAGACTTCTAATGGACGATGTTCTAACATCGCTACACATAGTTAAGTATGAGTGCGAAGCTCGTGATACAAAGCTTGGACCAGAAGAGATTACAAGAGATATTCCTAACCTCAGTGAAGAGGCGCTCAAGGAGCTCGATGAGAACGGAATCATCAGAATCGGAGCAGAAGTTAAGTCGTCCGATATCCTCGTAGGAAAGCTTACACCTAAGAGCGAGACAGATTTAACTGCAGAGGTTAGAATGCTTCGTGCAATCTTCGGTGAGAAGTCCAAGGAAGTAAGAGATACATCTCTCAAAGTTCCTCACGGTGAGACGGGTATTGTCATCGACGTGAGAGAATTTACAAGAGAGAATAGCTCCGAACTCCCACCAGGGGTAAATAAGATTGTAAGAGTTTACATAGTTACCAAGAGGAAGATCAACGTTGGAGATAAGATGGCTGGTCGTCACGGTAACAAGGGTGTAATCTCCAGAATTCTTCCAGAGGAGGATATGCCATTCAAGGAAGATGGTGAGACATTACAGGTAATGCTCAACCCGCTGGGTGTACCTTCCCGAATGAACGTTGGACAGGTACTCGAGGTTCACCTAGGACTCGCAGCTAAGACAAAGGGCTGGTATATTTCAACACCAGTATTTGACGGTGCTAGTGAGAATGACGTAATCAATTTACTTGATGATTGCGGATACCCTAAGACAGGTAAGCTCAGACTGAGAGACGGTAGGTCTGGAGAGTACTTCGACAACCCAGTAACTGTAGGCTACATGTACATGCTCAAGCTGCACCATCTTGTAGATGATAAGATCCACGCTAGAAGTACAGGTCCTTACTCGCTAGTAACTCAGCAGCCACTTGGTGGTAAAGCTCAGTTCGGCGGACAGAGATTTGGAGAGATGGAGGTATGGGCGCTAGAGGCTTATGGAGCAGCTTATACACTTCAGGAAATACTAACAGTTAAGTCTGACGATATCATCGGACGTGTTAAGACTTACGAAGCTATCGTAAAGGGTAACAACATTCCAAAGCCTGGAATTCCAGAGTCATTCAAGGTACTCATTAAGGAGCTGCAGGCACTATCGCTCGATGTTAGGGTAATGTCCGGTGATAATAAGGAAATCAAGCTCAAGGATACATCTGAATTCGACGAACCTGCTTCAGTAGATCGTATGCTCAAGGAAGCTGATAGACGTACAGAGGCTATGCACGAGCGCGAACGTGAGCACGAAGAGGAACTTCGTCTAAAGCAGAATGAGGATGATGAGTTCGTTGAAACGGCAGACTTCGATGAAGAGCCAGATCTAGATATTCTGAATACACTTTCAGCAGCACTTGGTGTCGATGAAGATGTACCAGCTATCCTAGATGACGATGAGGAGCCAGAGATGGTAAGCCTTGACGAGATAATTGGCACAAGCGACGAAGCTATTGATGAATAATTAAGGGGGAAACATGACTAAAAACGATAACAATCAAGATCTTAGAAATTTTGAATCCCTACAGATCAAGTTGGCTTCAACAGAGAAGATGCTTGAGTGGTCTCACGGTGAGGTAACAAAGCCTGAGACTATCAACTACAGAACTCTCAAGCCTGAAAGAGACGGACTCTTCTGCGAGAAGATTTTCGGACCTACTAAGGATTGGGTGTGCTCCTGTGGAAAATACAATAAAATTCGCTTTAAGGGCATCGTTTGCCCTTACTGCGGAGTTGAAGTAACGAAGTCCAAGGTTAGAAGAGAGAGAATGGGTCATATTCAGCTTGTTAGCCCTGTATCTCATATTTGGTACTTCAAGGGAATCCCTTCAAGAATCGGTCTCGTGCTCGATATCACTCCTAAGCAGCTAGAGAGAGTGCTGTATTTTGCAGCATATGTCGTAACTGATCCAGGAGAGACTCCATTCGAGTACAAGCAGATTATCGAAGAGAATCAGTATAACGAAGCTCGCGAGATTTACGGAAAGAACTTCGAGGCAGCGATGGGTGCAGAGGCTATCAAGAAGCTGCTAGAAAATATCGATGTAGATGAAGAAACTGAACTTCTTAGAGAACAGCTTAAGAAGGCAACTGGACAGAAGAGGATTCGTCTAGTTAAGAGACTCGAAGTTATCGAGGCTCTAAAGCAGTCTGATAATAGACCTGAGTGGATGATTCTTGACGTAGTTCCTGTAATTCCGCCTGATCTTAGACCTATGGTTCAGCTAGAGGGTGGTAGATTCGCTACATCTGACCTTAACGACCTATATAGAAGAGTTATCAACAGAAACAACAGACTTAAGAAGCTGCTCGAGCTGGGAGCACCTGATATCATCGTTAGAAACGAGAAGAGAATGCTTCAGGAGTCTGTTGACTCCCTAATTGATAACGGCAGAAGAGGCAGAGCGGTTACTGGTGCTGCTGGTAGACAGCTTAAGTCGCTTTCTGACATGCTCAAAGGTAAGCAGGGACGTTTCCGTCAGAACCTACTCGGTAAGCGTGTTGACTACTCTGGTCGTTCTGTAATCGTAGTAGGACCTGAACTGAAATTCTATCAGTGCGGACTTCCTAAAACGATGGCGCTAGAGCTGTTCAAGCCGTTCATTATGAAAGAGCTTGTAGAGCGTGAACTTGCGCATAACATTAAGAGTGCAAAGACAATGGTTGAGAAGATGAAGTCCGAGGTGTGGGACGTTCTCGACTACGTAATTAAGGACCATCCGGTACTTTTAAACCGTGCTCCGACACTGCACAGACTCGGAATTCAGGCTTTTGAACCTGTTCTAGTAGAAGGTAAGGCCATTAAGCTTCATCCGCTGGTTTGTACAGCGTTCAACGCCGACTTCGATGGAGACCAGATGGCTGTGCACGTACCTCTATCAGTAGAGGCGCAGGCAGAGGCTAGATTCCTCATGCTTTCGGTTAATAATATCCTTGCTCCTAAGGATGGTTCGCCTATCACAATTCCTACTCAGGACATGATCCTCGGAAGCTACTACCTCACCCATGAGGGTACAGAGGCTCGTAACCTTGAGAATGAAAAGGGTGACGGAAAGTGCTTTGCAGATATCGATGAGATGCTCATGGCATACAGGAATCATGCTGTAGGAATTCACGCAAAGGTTAAGGTTAGAAGACAGGCGTTCCCTGGAGATCCAGGAAAGCTGGTAGAGTCTACAGTAGGTAGATTTATCTTCAATCAAGGGCTCCCTCAGGATATGGGCTTTGTAAATAGAGACGAAGATCCGTATTCACTCGAGGTAGACTTCCTCTGCGATAAAAAGAAACTTGGTGTCATTATCGACAAGTGCTTCAAGAAGCACGGTAATACAAGAACGGTTCTCATGCTCGACTATGTAAAGAGCATCGGTTACCACTATTCAACTAAGGCGGCTGTTACAATAAGTGTATCCGACATGGAGGTTCCTGAGGAGAAGGCTGAAATCGTTGCAGCGGCTGATAAGCAGGTAGATAAGTTTGAGGCTGCATACAGGCGTGGTCTGATGACGGATAGAGAACGTTACGACAGAATCATCAAGACTTGGAAGGATGCAACTGATCAGGTTGCTGACGCCCTGATGGATTCTCTAGGACCTCTCAACAATCTATTCATCATGGCAAGCTCTGGAGCCAGAGGTAACAAGTCTCAGATCAGCCAGGTTGGTGGTATGAGAGGACTTATGGCTAATGCGACAGGACACACTGTAGAGATTCCTATCAAGGCTAACTTCCGTGAAGGTCTATCCATACTGGAGTACTTCATTTCGTCAAATGGTGCTCGTAAGGGTCTTGCGGATACAGCGCTACGTACTGCTGACTCCGGATATCTAACAAGAAGACTTGTAGATATTTCTCATAGTGTAATCGTAACTGAGGATGACTGCGGAGCAGAAGAAGGCGTTGAAATCAAGGCGTTTACAGATGGCAAGGAAGTTATCGAGCCACTATCACAGAGAATTGCAGGCAGATTTGTTACTGAAGCTGTTGTGCATCCAGAAACTGGCGAGGTTCTCGCTGCTGAAGGCGACTTTATCGAAGATGATGTTGCAGAAGCAATTGAGGCAGCTGGAGTCGAAGTGGTTAAGATTAGATCTGTCATGACTTGTCAGGCAGAGCACGGAGTTTGCGCTAAGTGCTACGGCAGAAACCTCGCTACAGGAACTGCAGTTCTACCAGGTGAGACTGTTGGTATCATTGCCGCTCAGTCTATCGGTGAGCCGGGTACGCAGCTGACTATGAGAACGTTCCACACTGGTGGTGTAGCAGGAAGCGATATCACACAGGGTCTCCCAAGAGTTGAGGAACTGTTCGAAGCTAGAAAGCCTAAGGGTCTAGCTGAAATCTGTGAGGGAGATGGAGAGGTTGTATCCATCGAGCCAACTGATGACAACAGAACTAGCGTTGTTGTTAAGGAGGAAGGTGGCAACCGCGAGTACATCATCTCTTACGGATCAAGACTCAATGTAAAGGTTGGTGACACTGTATATGCAGGTGGTCAGATTACAAAGGGACCTCTCGATCCACATGATGTAATGAGAATTCTCGGCGTTCAGGGAGTATACGAGTACTTGCTGCGCGAGGTTCAGAGAGTATACAGACAACAGGGTGTAGACATCAACGACAAGCACGTTGAGGTAATCGCATCTCAGATGCTATCAAAGTACAAAATCGAAAAGGCAGGAGATACAAATCTGCTTCCTGGAAGTATGTACAGCATCAACGAGATTAACAAGGCGAATGCTGAGATTGATCCAGAAGAAGGCGAGCCAGCTACATACGAACGTCAATTGCTTGGTATCACCAAGGCTGCTCTTGCAACAAGTTCATTCCTGTCCGCCGCATCATTCCAGGAGACAACTCGTGTCCTGACAGACGCTGCGGTTAAGGGTAAGACAGACCATCTAGACGGACTCAAAGAGAACGTCATGATTGGTAAACTAATTCCAGCAGGAACAGGCATGAAACGTTATGGAGCGGTTGAGGTTGATTACGGTGAAAATGAGCCTCTTATGAACTCAAGCTACGATGACGAGAACATGGTTCTCAAGATGCCATCGGCGAATGTTCAGCCACAGGCTATAGCGCCGCTATACGATGGCATTGAGGAATAAAACGAGACGTGATTAAGCTACAAACCATGCAAATTAATCATGCATAATAAAATAGCCGATGCATTGACAATTCAGTGCATCGGCTGTTATAATATGTAGGTTCAATATACTAAGCGGAGACTGCCTAGATAGTCACTGCTTGTTTGAATGAGTTAATTTTATAAGAAAGGAGACAATAATGCCTACTATTAACCAATTAGTTCGTCAGGGCAGAAAGAGTGCAATTAAGAAGTCAGGTTCCCCAGCTCTTGGTAAGAACATGAACAACCTTAAGAAAACTCTTACTGATGTAAATTCGCCTCAGAAGAGGGGAGTATGCGTTGCAGTTAAGACTGTAACTCCTAAGAAGCCTAACTCGG
Coding sequences within it:
- the rplJ gene encoding 50S ribosomal protein L10 — protein: MSVEAKNAKQLIIDEIKAKFDKSISIVVVDYLGITVAQADELRKTLRENGVNLTVYKNTLVKRAIAGTEYEGLGEALKGSSAFAFCEEDATSSARLLKKAMKQYNKMSFKGGYVDGSVYDAKQVEALADIPSREELIARFMGSIQSPLSQLVRTFKAIADEGAVPAGETAEA
- the rplL gene encoding 50S ribosomal protein L7/L12 encodes the protein MDKNQIIEALKGMTILEINELVQACEEEFGVSAAAAVVAAPAAGGGEAAEEQTEFTVVLASAGDQKIKVIKAVREATGLGLKEAKELVDGAPANVKENIEAGEANALKEALEAVGATVELK
- the rpoB gene encoding DNA-directed RNA polymerase subunit beta, which encodes MPKPVKVGRKERMTFAKINEVCEMPNLIDIQTESYKWFVEEGLAEVLEDVSPIRDTTNTLSLEFADYSFSDTPKYDQEECKERDATYATSLTVKVRLINRETLEIKEQDVFMGDFPLMTEKGTFIYNGAERAIVTQLVRSPGPYFEFDTDKSNNKLYSSTIIPNRGAWLEYETDSAGVLYVRVDRTRKLPLTSFLRAMGLGSNEEILDTFGESPALLRTFEKDSTKNADDGVKEIYKRLRPGDPPTVENARSMVNSLLFDARRYDLAKVGRYKYNKKLGIHNRLVETIAAEQIVDPSTGEVLVEKGEFISRKRAMEIEDAGVAYAYVNSKTEDDEVVKVIGNNFVDPTKYIDLDLAPYKLSEKVYYPVLMEIIEEANGDEDALKAAIANRKNELSPKHIIHDDIIASVSYFLNLSYGIGETDDIDHLGNRRLRSVGELLQNQFRIGFARMERSVRERMTTENATPQQLINIRPVTAAVKEFFGSSQLSQFMDQNNPLAELTHKRRLSALGPGGLSRERAGFEVRDVHYTHYGRMCPVETPEGPNIGLIGSLTTYGIINEYGFIETPYRKVDKETGVVTEQVDYLSADDEELMIVAQANEPLDAEGHFVNNKVAVRGVKGEITLAKKESVDYMDVSPKQVVSVATAMIPFLENDDANRALMGSNMQRQAVPLLVTEAPYVGTGIEYKAACDSGAVLLAKAAGTIEFVDAQYVKVRRDDNGELDEYKLLKFKRSNQGTCINQRPIVACGEHVDAGEVLADGPSTNLGEISLGKNLLIGFMTWEGYNYEDAIILNERLLMDDVLTSLHIVKYECEARDTKLGPEEITRDIPNLSEEALKELDENGIIRIGAEVKSSDILVGKLTPKSETDLTAEVRMLRAIFGEKSKEVRDTSLKVPHGETGIVIDVREFTRENSSELPPGVNKIVRVYIVTKRKINVGDKMAGRHGNKGVISRILPEEDMPFKEDGETLQVMLNPLGVPSRMNVGQVLEVHLGLAAKTKGWYISTPVFDGASENDVINLLDDCGYPKTGKLRLRDGRSGEYFDNPVTVGYMYMLKLHHLVDDKIHARSTGPYSLVTQQPLGGKAQFGGQRFGEMEVWALEAYGAAYTLQEILTVKSDDIIGRVKTYEAIVKGNNIPKPGIPESFKVLIKELQALSLDVRVMSGDNKEIKLKDTSEFDEPASVDRMLKEADRRTEAMHEREREHEEELRLKQNEDDEFVETADFDEEPDLDILNTLSAALGVDEDVPAILDDDEEPEMVSLDEIIGTSDEAIDE
- the rpoC gene encoding DNA-directed RNA polymerase subunit beta', which gives rise to MTKNDNNQDLRNFESLQIKLASTEKMLEWSHGEVTKPETINYRTLKPERDGLFCEKIFGPTKDWVCSCGKYNKIRFKGIVCPYCGVEVTKSKVRRERMGHIQLVSPVSHIWYFKGIPSRIGLVLDITPKQLERVLYFAAYVVTDPGETPFEYKQIIEENQYNEAREIYGKNFEAAMGAEAIKKLLENIDVDEETELLREQLKKATGQKRIRLVKRLEVIEALKQSDNRPEWMILDVVPVIPPDLRPMVQLEGGRFATSDLNDLYRRVINRNNRLKKLLELGAPDIIVRNEKRMLQESVDSLIDNGRRGRAVTGAAGRQLKSLSDMLKGKQGRFRQNLLGKRVDYSGRSVIVVGPELKFYQCGLPKTMALELFKPFIMKELVERELAHNIKSAKTMVEKMKSEVWDVLDYVIKDHPVLLNRAPTLHRLGIQAFEPVLVEGKAIKLHPLVCTAFNADFDGDQMAVHVPLSVEAQAEARFLMLSVNNILAPKDGSPITIPTQDMILGSYYLTHEGTEARNLENEKGDGKCFADIDEMLMAYRNHAVGIHAKVKVRRQAFPGDPGKLVESTVGRFIFNQGLPQDMGFVNRDEDPYSLEVDFLCDKKKLGVIIDKCFKKHGNTRTVLMLDYVKSIGYHYSTKAAVTISVSDMEVPEEKAEIVAAADKQVDKFEAAYRRGLMTDRERYDRIIKTWKDATDQVADALMDSLGPLNNLFIMASSGARGNKSQISQVGGMRGLMANATGHTVEIPIKANFREGLSILEYFISSNGARKGLADTALRTADSGYLTRRLVDISHSVIVTEDDCGAEEGVEIKAFTDGKEVIEPLSQRIAGRFVTEAVVHPETGEVLAAEGDFIEDDVAEAIEAAGVEVVKIRSVMTCQAEHGVCAKCYGRNLATGTAVLPGETVGIIAAQSIGEPGTQLTMRTFHTGGVAGSDITQGLPRVEELFEARKPKGLAEICEGDGEVVSIEPTDDNRTSVVVKEEGGNREYIISYGSRLNVKVGDTVYAGGQITKGPLDPHDVMRILGVQGVYEYLLREVQRVYRQQGVDINDKHVEVIASQMLSKYKIEKAGDTNLLPGSMYSINEINKANAEIDPEEGEPATYERQLLGITKAALATSSFLSAASFQETTRVLTDAAVKGKTDHLDGLKENVMIGKLIPAGTGMKRYGAVEVDYGENEPLMNSSYDDENMVLKMPSANVQPQAIAPLYDGIEE